A section of the Vigna radiata var. radiata cultivar VC1973A unplaced genomic scaffold, Vradiata_ver6 scaffold_183, whole genome shotgun sequence genome encodes:
- the LOC106778905 gene encoding hydroxyproline O-galactosyltransferase HPGT1: MQSRGSSHRLSSMGNRSRIPALLISMFATFASIYVAGRLWQDAENRVYLIKELDRITGQGQSAISVDDTLKIIACREQHKKLDALETELSAARQEGFVSKPLIETNGTYSRRRPLVVIGILTKFGRQKNRDAIRKAWMGSGSSLKKIEDGKGIIVRFVIGRSENRGDNLDKDIDRENRLTNDFIILDNHVETNDAFPKKAKLFFAYAADKWDAEFYAKVNDDVYVNIDALGSTLAAHLDKPRVYLGCMKSGEVFSELNHKWYEPEWWKFGDKKSYFRHASGEMYVISRALAKFISINRSILRTYAHDDVSAGSWFIGLDVKHVDEAKFCCSSWSTGAICAGV, encoded by the exons atgcaGAGTAGGGGATCGAGTCACAGACTCTCAAGTATGGGTAATCGATCCCGCATTCCCGCACTCCTCATCTCCATGTTCGCCACTTTCGCTTCTATTTACGTCGCTGGAAg GCTTTGGCAGGATGCAGAGAATCGCGTTTACCTCATCAAAGAGCTCGACAGGATCACTGGTCAG GGACAATCTGCTATTTCTGTGGATGATACATTGAAGATCATAGCCTGCAG GGAACAACATAAGAAGCTTGATGCCCTTGAGACGGAACTTTCTGCGGCTAGACAAGAGGGTTTTGTTTCGAAACCCTTGATAGAGACTAATGGAACTTACTCTAGGAGAAGGCCGTTGGTTGTGATAGGTATACTAACAAAGTTTGGCCGCCAAAAGAATAGAGATGCAATCCGCAAGGCGTGGATGGGAAGTG GTTCATctttgaagaaaattgaagatggaaagGGCATCATTGTGCGATTTGTTATTGGTAGAAG TGAAAATCGTGGAGACAATCTGGATAAAGACATTGATCGTGAGAATAGGCTGACTAATGACTTCATAATTCTT GATAATCACGTGGAAACAAATGATGCATTCCCAAAGAAGGCTAAATTGTTCTTTGCTTATGCTGCAGACAAATGGGATGCTGAGTTTTATGCTAAAGTCAATGATGATGTTTATGTAAATATTG ATGCCTTGGGATCTACACTTGCTGCTCACTTGGACAAACCACGTGTTTACTTGGGATGCATGAAATCAGGCGAAGTTTTCTCTGAGCT GAACCATAAATGGTACGAACCAGAATGGTGGAAATTTGGTGACAAAAAATC ATACTTTCGCCATGCATCAGGAGAGATGTATGTTATATCACGAGCTTTGGCcaaatttatatcaataaaCAG ATCTATTCTTCGTACATATGCCCACGATGATGTGAGCGCTGGATCATGGTTTATTGGACTTGATGTGAAGCATGTTGATGAGGCAAAGTTTTGTTGTTCATCTTGGTCGACAG GAGCAATCTGTGCCGGTGTTTGA